Proteins from one Triticum aestivum cultivar Chinese Spring chromosome 7A, IWGSC CS RefSeq v2.1, whole genome shotgun sequence genomic window:
- the LOC123149757 gene encoding expansin-like A4, with protein MPLDLNHHAGTASPGLSNESQLPYPTIRWTGLTRLSHPFHLPQPTASAIMAALPQLLLILFPAEVAVLTLLLASAPGARAHASSSSSSATYRCGWCPRRSTASILPPGAGALTGAACGYGGQAAEMAVDGGLHIAAVSASFFRGGRACGACYQLMCRGRSACAAGGVKVVVVADVAETNMTGGGAGGRFLLTKDAFAALATPDRNAELADADVDVDFRRIPCVYKSKNLAVKVEETSSRDRGYLALRFLYQGGQTDIAAVEVAQAVTGSSGTNNDAAPLQTSWQYMTRREASPSMWRTSRVPAGLLQLRLVVTAGSGGKWLRADGAVLPANWQPGAVYDTGLRVTDVAASTCGGASCSSTDEGDDAEQLR; from the coding sequence ATGCCGCTTGATTTAAACCACCACGCAGGCACCGCATCCCCCGGCCTCTCCAACGAGTCTCAACTTCCTTATCCAACGATCCGCTGGACGGGACTAACTAGGCTGTCACATCCCTTCCATCTACCACAACCAACGGCGTCGGCGATAATGGCCGCCTTGCCGCAGCTGCTTCTGATCCTCTTCCCCGCGGAGGTTGCCGTCCTGACCCTGCTGCTGGCCTCGGCGCCGGGAGCGCGGGCTCACGcctcctcgtcctcgtcatcgGCGACGTACCGCTGCGGCTGGTGCCCGCGCAGGTCCACCGCGTCCATCCTCCCTCCCGGCGCCGGCGCACTGACCGGTGCCGCCTGCGGGTATGGTGGCCAGGCGGCGGAGATGGCCGTCGACGGGGGGCTCCACATTGCGGCCGTCAGCGCCAGTTTCTTCCGCGGTGGCCGGGCCTGCGGCGCCTGCTACCAGCTGATGTGCAGGGGACGGAGCGCGTGCGCGGCGGGCGGCGTCAAGGTCGTCGTCGTCGCCGACGTGGCAGAGACGAACATGACCGGTGGTGGTGCCGGTGGGCGGTTTCTGCTCACCAAGGACGCCTTCGCCGCCTTGGCGACGCCAGACCGTAACGCCGAGCTCGCGGACGCGGACGTCGACGTGGACTTCAGGAGGATTCCCTGCGTGTACAAGAGCAAGAACTTGGCGGTTAAAGTGGAGGAGACGAGCAGCAGGGACCGGGGTTACCTCGCCCTCCGCTTCCTCTACCAGGGCGGCCAGACCGACATCGCCGCCGTCGAGGTCGCGCAGGCGGTCACCGGTTCCAGCGGCACCAACAACGACGCAGCACCGTTGCAGACATCCTGGCAGTACATGACCCGGCGCGAGGCGTCCCCGTCGATGTGGCGCACGTCGCGCGTGCCGGCCGGTCTGCTGCAGCTCCGGCTTGTGGTCACCGCGGGCTCCGGCGGCAAGTGGCTGCGCGCCGACGGGGCGGTGCTCCCCGCGAATTGGCAGCCCGGCGCGGTCTACGACACCGGCCTGCGCGTCACCGACGTCGCCGCAAGCACCTGCGGCGGCGCCTCCTGTTCCTCCACGGACGAGGGCGACGACGCCGAGCAGCTCCGATGA